The Argopecten irradians isolate NY chromosome 4, Ai_NY, whole genome shotgun sequence genome has a window encoding:
- the LOC138322328 gene encoding antho-RFamide neuropeptides-like — translation MMNQGCMDKMMNQGCMDKMMNQGCMDKMMNQGCMDKMMNQGCMDKMVNQGCMDKMMNQGCMDKMMNQGNMDKMMNQGCMDKMMNQGFIDKMMKQGFIGQDDEPRMYGQDDEPRMYGQDDEPRMYGQDNETRMYGKDDEPRMYGQDDEPRMYGQDDEPRMYGQDDETRMYGQDDEPRIY, via the coding sequence ATGATGAACCAAGGATGTATGGACAAGATGATGAACCAAGGATGTATGGACAAGATGATGAACCAAGGATGTATGGACAAGATGATGAACCAAGGATGTATGGACAAGATGATGAACCAAGGATGTATGGACAAGATGGTGAACCAAGGATGTATGGACAAGATGATGAACCAAGGATGTATGGACAAGATGATGAACCAAGGAAATATGGACAAGATGATGAACCAAGGATGTATGGACAAGATGATGAACCAAGGATTTATTGACAAGATGATGAAACAAGGTTTTATTGGACAAGATGATGAACCAAGGATGTATGGACAAGATGATGAACCAAGGATGTATGGACAAGATGATGAACCAAGGATGTATGGACAAGATAATGAAACAAGAATGTATGGAAAAGATGATGAACCAAGGATGTATGGACAAGATGATGAACCAAGGATGTATGGACAAGATGATGAACCAAGGATGTATGGACAAGATGATGAAACAAGGATGTATGGACAAGATGATGAACCAAGGATTTATTGA